The sequence CGGCGCGCCCACCGGTTCGGCGCAGGGCGAGCTGACGTGGCTCCAGACCAACCAGGGTGTCAACAAGTCGAGTCAGCAGGGCGACGCGCCGAAGCAGAAGGGCACGACGCTGGAGTACGCGGCGGACCAGGCCCCGCAGGCGCGCAAGCTCGCCGAGATCATGGGACTGCCGGGGTCCGCGCTCAAGCCCGGCGAGAGCATCGAGAACGATCAGGGGCTGCCCGCGATGAAGCTGGTGCTGGGCCCCGACTTCAAGGGCCCCGGCATCTCGATCACTGCGCCCAAGGAGGCACCGAAGAACGTCGCGCGCCAGGAGGCGGACAAGAAGGTCTGCGCGTCCTGAACGGGCCCGGTCGGACGGGAAAAAGGGGGCAGGCGGGAGGCAAGGGAGCCTCCCGCCCGGCATGTTGGCTCAACCATGACCAGCCGCACAACGTTTCGGCGTGTTCGCAGGTCTGAGGGTGGGGGCCACGGCCCGGCACCGAGGGGTGCCGGACAGGCATGGGGCGGGAAGGCGGGACGAGATGACGGGTGACACGGCGAGCGGGAAGCTCCCGGGGCTCGGTCGGGGGGAGTCCGTACGGGCGGGGGAACCGGCACCCGGGCCCGCGCCGGGCGACGCGTCCGACGGCCCGGACGGGGGAATACCCGAGGCGGGCCCGGACGGCATACCGGGACCCGCGGCGGACGCGGAGGACGGCTCCGTCATACCGGCTGCCGCGAACGGCCCCGCGAATCAGCCCGCACCGGCTGCCGCGAACGACCCCGCACCGGGTGCCGTGAACCAGCACGCACCGGCTGCCGAGTCCGCCCCCGCGCCGGATTCCGCGACCGTCCTCGCCCGGCCCCGCAAGCGGCGCCGGACGCGGCGCGTCCTGGCCTGGTCGGCGCTGTCGCTCGCGGTGCTGATCACCGGCACGGCGACGGCGGGCTACCTCTACTACCGGCACCTCAACGGCAACATCGTCAAGGCCGAACTGACCCCCGTGGCACCGGAGAAGCGCCCCCCGGCGCCGACGCCGAACACGGCGGGGCAGACGCCGATGAACATCCTCGTGATCGGCTCCGACAGCCGGAACACGAAGGAGAACCTCAAGCTCGGCGGCGCCAGGGACACGGTGGGCGGCAAGCCGCTCGCCGACGTGCAGATGCTCGTGCACGTCTCGGCGGACCGCAGCAACATGTCGGTCGTGAGCATGCCGCGCGACACGCTCCTCAAGCTCCCCGAGTGCAAGGACCCCGACACGGGTGAGGTCTACCCGGCCACGACCACCCGTCGCATGACGAACGAGACGCTCGGGCGCGGCGGCCCCGGATGCACGGTCGCCACGTGGGAGGAAACGACCGGCATCCACATCGACCACTTCATGATGGTCGACTTCTCCGGCGTCGTCTCGATGGCCGACGCGGTCGGCGGTGTCCCCGTCTGCGTGGACCGCAACATCTACTCGCACACCTCCACGGGCAAGGGCTCCGGCCTCAAGCTGGAGAAGGGCACGCACCCGGTCAAGGGCAAGCAGGCGCTCCAGTGGCTGCGCACCCGCTACGGCTTCGGCGACGGCACCGACATCGGGCGCGCCCAGGCCCAGCACATGTACATGAGCGCCATGGTGCGGCAGCTCCGCGAGAACGCGACGCTCACCAACCCCGGCAAGCTGCGCGCGCTCGCCGAGGCGGCGACGAAGGCGCTCACGGTCGACGAGGGCCTCGGCAGCGTCAAGAAGATCTACGACCTGAGCAACGACCTGCGCGCCGTGCCCCCGGAGCGCATCACCCTGACCACGATGCCCTTCGTCTACGAGGGGCCCCGCGTGGCGCCGAAGGCCGGGGACGCGGAGCAGTTGTGGCGGCTCGTGCGCGAGGACATCGCGCTCGACGGCAAGGACAAGAAGAAGCCGAAGGTCAAGGACATCAGCGACCAGGCCGCCGCGCCCGGCGAGGTGAAGGTGTCCGTGCGCAACGCCACGGCGACCGGTCAGCTCGCCCTCGTACCCGAGCGGGCGGGCACGATCGCGCAGCAGCTCGTGGGCAAGGACTTCGCGCGCACGACCGCCGACCAGTCGCACACGGGCAGCGAGGACAAGACGGAGGTCCGCTACCCGGGCGGGGACGCCGAGGCCGACGCGCAGTCGGTCGCGAAGGCGCTGAAGATCCCGCTGCGGCGCGTCAAGGAGAGCGCGGACGTCACGGGCGTGACCGTCGTGATCGGCTCCGACTGGCGCGAGGGCACGCGCTTCCCGAAGAAGGACGACGACGATGACGACGCGCTGCCGAAGTCGGCGCAGGCGCTCAACGGCGCGGACGACACGGCGTGCATGAAGGTGGACCCGGCCTACTCGTGGTGAGGCGCCTCCGGTGGCGCCCTGCCGCCAATGGGGGGATCTGAGGCGCGGCGCATCGGCCAGTACAACGGTACGACAGTCATACCGGCTTACGGTCTGGCTCATCCCGTCCCGCCGTGCCGCCCGCGCGGCAGTGTCACCCGTGCGGAGGTGCCGTGCCCGCCCCCAGCCCCCACTCCCCCCGTCCCCGCCGGTCCCCCCGCGCCCGCCCGCTCCCGCGCCGCCCCCCGAGCCGACGCCGCCGGGCGCTGCGCTGGGCGGTCCGGGGGCTGACCGGCTGCTCCGTCGCGGTGCTGCTCGCCGCCGGGGCCGGGCACACCCTGCTCAGCGGCGTCGACCACAAGATCGGCCGCGTCGACGCGTTCAAGGGCCTCGCGGGGCGCCCCTCCGCCGGGCACGGCATGAACCTGCTGCTCGCGGGGACCGACGAGCGCGAGGGGCTCGACAAGGGGACCCGGCAGCGGTACCGGCTCGGGGGCGCGCCCTGCCACTGCACGGACACGCTGATGATCGTGCACCTGTCGGCCGACCACTCCCGCGCGAGCGTCGTGAGCCTGCCCCGCGACTCGTACGCGATGCTGCCGCCGCACGTCGACCGCACCTCGGGCGAGCACCACCACGAGCACCCGGTGAAGCTCAACGCGGCGTACGCGGAGGGCGGCCCGCAGCTCACAGTACGGACCGTCGAGAAGCTCACGAAGGTGAAGATCGACCACTACGTGGAGGTCGACTTCACGAGCTTCATGCGGACCGTGGACGCGCTCGGCGGCGTCGAGATCTGCACGGCGAAGCCGCTCAAGGACTCGTACACGGGCCTGGACCTCCCGGCGGGCTCGCACGAGCTCGACGGCGGGCAGGCGCTCCAGTACGTACGGGCGCGGCACATCGACGCGGCGAGCGACCTCGGCCGGATGCAGCGGCAGCAGCGGTTCCTCGCGGCGGTCGTGGAGCGCGCGACGAGCGGCGGGACGCTGTTCAACCCGGTCCGGCTGAACGAGGTCGCCGACGCGCTGCTGTCCTCCGTACGGGCCGACAAGGGCTTCGGCACGGACGAGATCCTGGACCTGGCCCGCGCGATGCGCGGCTTCAGCCCCTCCTCCTCGGAGTTCGTCTCGATGCCGCTCGCGCCCAAGGGCCGCCACGTGCCGGGCATCGGTGACACGCTCGTGTGGGACGCGGACCGTGCGAAGGCCCTCTTCACGGCCCTGCGCGAGGACCACCCGCTGGCCGCCCACAAGCCGGCCGCGGGCCCGGCCCCGCTCCCGGTCGACGTGCCGCCGCAGCAGATCTCGGTACGGGTCCTGAACGGCACGGGGACCTCGGGCGAGGCGGAGCGCGTGGCGAAGGCCCTGCGGGCGACGGGCTTCACGGCGACGGCGGGCACAGGGACGACGGACCCGGCCGCGCGGACGACGATCGCCTACGACCCCGGCTGGGACCGCTCGGCGAAGAGCCTCGCCACCGCCGTCCCCCACGCGAACCTCCTCCCCCGAAAGGGCCTCGGCGCCACCCTGGAGGTCACGGTCGGCAAGGACACCCCGGCGGTCGCGAAGGTCCGCGCGGAGGACCCGGCGCAGGCCCCGAAGGAGAACAAGTACGGAGCGGTCCGGGGCGACGAGGTGACGTGCCCCTCATGAAGTGACGCGCCCCTCATGAAGTGACGCGCCTCTCCCGCGGTGACGCGCCTGCCATGCGGGGCGCCGCTCCCCCGCCCGTTCCGTCCCCGGTCCCCGTCCCCGCTCTCCCGCCCCTCAGTCGAGCAGCCCCTCCGCCACCCGCTTCTCGCGCAGTTCGCGGATCGCGCGACGGCGGGCGAGGCGGTGGGTGCGGCGGATCTGGGCTTCCTGGAAGCGGCGCTCGTCGGTGTCCGTCTCGGGGAGCACGGGGGGTACGGGACGGGGGCGGCCCTGGGCGTCCACCGCCGCGAAGACGAGGTACGCCGTGCCGACCTGCTGGGCCGGGGTCGACTCGTTCCAG comes from Streptomyces sp. Tu6071 and encodes:
- a CDS encoding LCP family protein, whose product is MTGDTASGKLPGLGRGESVRAGEPAPGPAPGDASDGPDGGIPEAGPDGIPGPAADAEDGSVIPAAANGPANQPAPAAANDPAPGAVNQHAPAAESAPAPDSATVLARPRKRRRTRRVLAWSALSLAVLITGTATAGYLYYRHLNGNIVKAELTPVAPEKRPPAPTPNTAGQTPMNILVIGSDSRNTKENLKLGGARDTVGGKPLADVQMLVHVSADRSNMSVVSMPRDTLLKLPECKDPDTGEVYPATTTRRMTNETLGRGGPGCTVATWEETTGIHIDHFMMVDFSGVVSMADAVGGVPVCVDRNIYSHTSTGKGSGLKLEKGTHPVKGKQALQWLRTRYGFGDGTDIGRAQAQHMYMSAMVRQLRENATLTNPGKLRALAEAATKALTVDEGLGSVKKIYDLSNDLRAVPPERITLTTMPFVYEGPRVAPKAGDAEQLWRLVREDIALDGKDKKKPKVKDISDQAAAPGEVKVSVRNATATGQLALVPERAGTIAQQLVGKDFARTTADQSHTGSEDKTEVRYPGGDAEADAQSVAKALKIPLRRVKESADVTGVTVVIGSDWREGTRFPKKDDDDDDALPKSAQALNGADDTACMKVDPAYSW
- a CDS encoding LCP family protein — protein: MPPARQCHPCGGAVPAPSPHSPRPRRSPRARPLPRRPPSRRRRALRWAVRGLTGCSVAVLLAAGAGHTLLSGVDHKIGRVDAFKGLAGRPSAGHGMNLLLAGTDEREGLDKGTRQRYRLGGAPCHCTDTLMIVHLSADHSRASVVSLPRDSYAMLPPHVDRTSGEHHHEHPVKLNAAYAEGGPQLTVRTVEKLTKVKIDHYVEVDFTSFMRTVDALGGVEICTAKPLKDSYTGLDLPAGSHELDGGQALQYVRARHIDAASDLGRMQRQQRFLAAVVERATSGGTLFNPVRLNEVADALLSSVRADKGFGTDEILDLARAMRGFSPSSSEFVSMPLAPKGRHVPGIGDTLVWDADRAKALFTALREDHPLAAHKPAAGPAPLPVDVPPQQISVRVLNGTGTSGEAERVAKALRATGFTATAGTGTTDPAARTTIAYDPGWDRSAKSLATAVPHANLLPRKGLGATLEVTVGKDTPAVAKVRAEDPAQAPKENKYGAVRGDEVTCPS